The DNA window TCCATTCGCTGATGCCTTTTTGAACATACTGGCTGTCGGTGTGCAGCACCACCGTGCACGGGCGCTTGAGCGCGCTCAACGCCTCGATCACGGCCTGCAATTCCATGCGGTTGTTGGTCGTGTCGCGCGCGCCGCCGCAGATTTCCTTCTCGGCGCCGTCCGCCACCAGCAACGCGCCCCAGCCGCCCCAGCCAGGATTGCCCTTGCACGCGCCGTCGGTAAAAATTTCCACCTTATCCATACTGCTATTCCCGCCTTTTGTTTGTTGCAGGGACGACCACCTGGGCCGTCGCCGATTTTTTGGTCCAAGCCGGACCGATCAGATGCATGCCCTTGACCCGCTTGATCGCTTGTACGATGTAGACGCCGCCGAAGAACGGCCACCAGCGCGGCCCGGCATTATCCATGAATGCGTAGCGGTTCAGCCATTTTTCTGTGCGGCAGGCCGGCGCGTAGCAGCCGAAATGACTTTGGCTGGCGCTCATATTCAATAATTTTAACCAGTCTTTCATGCGCGGCATAGTGATCAACTCCTCGGTGCGCGGCAGGAACGAGGTTCCGCCGACGCGCCGCATCACATGGCGCGCGCCCCACAGGCTGGCCGGGTTGAAGCCGCAGATGATGACCTGGCCTTCCGGGATCAGCACGCGCTCGACCTCGCGCAGCACCTGGTGCGGGTCGGTGGAAAATTCCAGCACATGCGGCAACACCACCAGGTCCATGCTTTGCGAGGCGAACGGCAACTCGGTGTAGTCGAGCGTCAGCGCGACCGGACGCAACGGCAGCGCGGGCGCCACGTCGATCACCGGCCCGCCATGTGCCGGCGCAACCGGCGGCGGCATCGGCGGTGCTGGCGCGCGCACCTTGCGGTCGGCCAGCCATTTGTACGGCATGCGATTGGCCGCGAGCGCATCGATTTGAGGCATGCCGATCTGCACCGCGTTGAACCCGAAGATATCGGCTGTTAAATTATCGAGACATGTTTGTTCCCACGCACGCAAGTACACGCCTGCGGGCGTTTGCAGCCAGCCTTCCAGCGCTATAATGGATTGCTCCGATCCCGCTTTATCCATGTCTAGCCTTTTGTGATCCAATGACCATATCTTCTAACCAAGCTCTCTGTGTTCTGACGGTTCCAGCATTCCACGACAATTACCTGTGGCTGATACATGATGGTGTCCATGCCGCCGTAGTCGACCCGGGCGACGCCAAGCCGATTCTGGCGGCGCTCAAAGCAAACGGACTCAAGCTCACCGCCATTCTACTCACCCATCACCACGCTGACCACATCGGCGGCGTTCCCGAATTATTACAGCATTATCAGGTTCCCGTTTTCGGCCCGCGCAACGAGACCATCGCCGCCGTCACCTTGCCGGTCGGCGAAGGCAAGCAGTTCGACGTGCCGGGCCTGGCGCTGCGCCTGTCCGTGCTCGACGTGCCCGGCCACACGATGGGCCACATCGCCTACGTGCGCGAGCCGTCCGCCGGCGAGCCGACCTGGCTGTTCTGCGGCGATACGCTGTTCGCGGGCGGCTGCGGACGCCTGTTCGAGGGCACGCCGGCGCAGATGATCAGCTCACTGGGAAAACTCGCCGCGCTGCCGGATGATACCAAGGTGTATTGCGCCCACGAATATACGCTGTCCAACCTGCGCTTCGCGCGCGTGGTGGAGCCGGACAATGTGGCGCTGCAGGAGCGTGTGAAAGTGGAGACCGACAAGCGCGAGCACAATCTGCCGACGGTGCCAAGCACGATCGGCGTCGAGAAGGCGACCAATCCCTTCCTGCGCTACCGGGAACCGGCCATCGCGGAACAACTGGTCAAG is part of the Oxalobacteraceae bacterium OTU3CAMAD1 genome and encodes:
- the rnhA gene encoding ribonuclease HI, whose translation is MDKVEIFTDGACKGNPGWGGWGALLVADGAEKEICGGARDTTNNRMELQAVIEALSALKRPCTVVLHTDSQYVQKGISEWIHGWKARGWKTAAKEPVKNEDLWKALDAAQTMHTVEWRWVRGHNGHPGNERADVLANRGVELARGR
- a CDS encoding class I SAM-dependent methyltransferase, coding for MDKAGSEQSIIALEGWLQTPAGVYLRAWEQTCLDNLTADIFGFNAVQIGMPQIDALAANRMPYKWLADRKVRAPAPPMPPPVAPAHGGPVIDVAPALPLRPVALTLDYTELPFASQSMDLVVLPHVLEFSTDPHQVLREVERVLIPEGQVIICGFNPASLWGARHVMRRVGGTSFLPRTEELITMPRMKDWLKLLNMSASQSHFGCYAPACRTEKWLNRYAFMDNAGPRWWPFFGGVYIVQAIKRVKGMHLIGPAWTKKSATAQVVVPATNKRRE
- the gloB gene encoding hydroxyacylglutathione hydrolase; protein product: MTISSNQALCVLTVPAFHDNYLWLIHDGVHAAVVDPGDAKPILAALKANGLKLTAILLTHHHADHIGGVPELLQHYQVPVFGPRNETIAAVTLPVGEGKQFDVPGLALRLSVLDVPGHTMGHIAYVREPSAGEPTWLFCGDTLFAGGCGRLFEGTPAQMISSLGKLAALPDDTKVYCAHEYTLSNLRFARVVEPDNVALQERVKVETDKREHNLPTVPSTIGVEKATNPFLRYREPAIAEQLVKAGRLDRIDTALATFTALRLWKNDF